In Niallia sp. FSL W8-0635, one genomic interval encodes:
- a CDS encoding MerR family transcriptional regulator, giving the protein MSGSQIRRSMPLFPISIVMQLTELSARQIRYYEEHELVAPARSDGNRRLFSLSDIDKLLEIKDLIDQGVNLAGIKQIFSVQEKQVLTDEVKEEAEKARRELSDEDLRKLLRKELLNAGRFNNTHRPSMRQGDMSRYFQK; this is encoded by the coding sequence ATGTCTGGTAGTCAAATTCGTCGATCGATGCCTCTTTTTCCAATAAGTATTGTCATGCAATTAACAGAGCTATCTGCTCGACAAATTCGTTACTATGAAGAACACGAACTAGTGGCTCCAGCAAGATCGGATGGCAATAGAAGACTTTTTTCATTATCGGATATTGATAAATTATTGGAGATTAAAGATCTAATTGATCAAGGAGTAAACCTTGCTGGAATTAAACAAATATTCTCTGTTCAAGAAAAACAAGTGCTGACAGATGAAGTTAAAGAAGAAGCAGAAAAAGCACGCAGAGAATTATCGGATGAGGATTTACGCAAATTATTGCGCAAAGAATTATTAAATGCAGGTCGCTTTAATAATACTCATCGTCCCTCTATGAGACAAGGAGACATGTCTCGTTATTTTCAAAAATAG
- the glnA gene encoding type I glutamate--ammonia ligase has protein sequence MRRFASESNVKFIRLQFTDILGTIKNVEIPISQLDKALDNKMMFDGSSIEGFVRIEESDMYLYPDLNTWVVFPWTAEKGKVARLICDIYNPDGTPFEGDPRNNLRRILKEMEDLGFTDFNLGPEPEFFLFKLDEKGAPSLELNDNGGYFDLAPTDLGENCRRDIVLELEEMGFEIEASHHEVAPGQHEIDFKYADAITACDQIQTFKLVVKTIARKHGLHATFMPKPLFGVNGSGMHCNLSLFKNGENAFYDPKGELELSETALQFIAGIGKHATSFTAITNPTVNSYKRLVPGYEAPCYVAWSARNRSPLMRIPASRGLSTRVEVRSVDPAANPYLAMAALLKAGLDGIANKLTPPAPVDRNIYIMSKEERIAEGIVDLPSTLADALEELKQNETMIDALGEHIIVHFIEAKEIEWDMFRTQVHPWERDQYMEMY, from the coding sequence ATTAGAAGGTTTGCGAGTGAAAGTAACGTAAAATTTATCCGCTTACAATTCACGGATATCTTAGGAACAATCAAAAACGTGGAAATTCCAATCAGTCAGCTAGATAAGGCGTTGGATAACAAAATGATGTTTGATGGTTCCTCTATCGAAGGTTTTGTTCGTATTGAAGAATCAGATATGTATCTATATCCTGATCTGAATACTTGGGTTGTATTCCCATGGACTGCAGAAAAAGGAAAAGTTGCACGTTTGATTTGTGATATCTACAATCCAGATGGAACACCATTTGAAGGAGATCCTCGTAATAATTTAAGAAGAATATTAAAAGAGATGGAAGACTTAGGATTCACTGATTTTAATCTTGGACCTGAGCCAGAATTTTTCTTATTCAAATTAGATGAAAAAGGCGCACCTTCTTTAGAACTTAACGATAATGGTGGTTACTTTGACTTAGCGCCAACAGATTTAGGGGAAAACTGTCGTCGCGATATCGTATTAGAATTAGAAGAAATGGGCTTTGAAATTGAAGCTTCTCACCATGAAGTAGCACCTGGTCAGCATGAAATTGATTTCAAATATGCAGATGCGATTACTGCATGTGACCAAATTCAAACATTTAAATTAGTAGTAAAAACAATTGCTCGTAAGCATGGTCTACATGCGACATTTATGCCAAAACCATTATTTGGCGTGAACGGATCAGGGATGCACTGCAACCTTTCTCTATTCAAAAATGGCGAGAATGCTTTCTACGATCCAAAAGGTGAGTTAGAATTAAGTGAAACTGCACTTCAATTTATTGCCGGAATCGGTAAGCACGCTACTAGCTTTACAGCTATTACCAATCCGACTGTAAACTCATATAAACGTTTAGTACCTGGCTACGAGGCACCTTGCTATGTGGCATGGTCTGCTCGAAATCGTTCACCATTAATGCGTATTCCAGCATCACGTGGCCTAAGCACTCGTGTAGAAGTACGTAGCGTGGATCCAGCAGCAAATCCATACTTAGCAATGGCAGCATTACTTAAAGCAGGTCTTGACGGAATTGCAAACAAATTGACTCCTCCAGCTCCAGTAGATAGAAATATCTACATCATGAGCAAAGAAGAAAGAATTGCAGAAGGCATTGTTGATTTACCATCAACACTAGCAGATGCACTAGAAGAGTTAAAACAAAACGAAACAATGATCGACGCTCTAGGAGAGCATATCATCGTTCACTTTATTGAAGCTAAAGAGATTGAATGGGATATGTTTAGAACGCAAGTCCATCCATGGGAGAGAGATCAGTACATGGAAATGTATTAA